One Qipengyuania gaetbuli DNA segment encodes these proteins:
- a CDS encoding DOMON-like domain-containing protein, protein MQTHELIAHPAFPPLEVTSVQARIIGRDADWLRLRWRVEGSSRLIVPQFAGRGRADELWKTTCFEMFLNPMEGEAYSEWNLSPSERWNAYDFSGYRDGMSERPVPREPACTMRLGSSFAIFDAALPNSALPDAPSAMGLTCVIEEEGGIKSFWAMDHGKDQPDFHDASCFKAELGPPNAA, encoded by the coding sequence GTGCAAACGCATGAACTGATCGCGCATCCCGCCTTTCCACCTCTCGAGGTCACAAGCGTGCAGGCACGGATCATCGGCCGGGATGCCGATTGGCTGAGACTTCGCTGGCGGGTGGAGGGTTCTTCGCGCCTCATCGTGCCACAGTTCGCGGGCAGGGGCAGGGCCGACGAGCTTTGGAAAACCACCTGTTTCGAGATGTTTCTCAACCCCATGGAGGGCGAAGCTTACTCGGAATGGAATCTCTCGCCGTCCGAGCGATGGAACGCTTACGACTTTTCCGGCTACCGAGACGGCATGTCCGAACGGCCCGTTCCCCGGGAGCCCGCGTGCACCATGCGGCTCGGCAGCAGTTTCGCGATTTTCGATGCTGCGCTTCCCAACTCTGCCCTGCCTGACGCCCCCAGCGCGATGGGCCTGACCTGCGTCATCGAGGAAGAGGGCGGCATCAAGAGCTTCTGGGCGATGGATCATGGGAAAGATCAGCCGGAT
- the tyrS gene encoding tyrosine--tRNA ligase yields the protein MSSHQSELLRVLEERGYIHQVTDVEGLDALAASQVVPGYIGFDATAPSLHVGSLVQIMMLRRLQQAGHKPIVVMGGGTTKVGDPSGKDESRKMLTNEDIDANIAGIRKVFERLLTFGGGPTDAVMVNNDEWLSQLGYIELLRDVGPHFTINRMLTFDSVKLRLEREQPLTFLEFNYMILQAYDFRELAQRYGCRLQMGGSDQWGNIVNGMELARRMDGSDLFGLTTPLLTTADGSKMGKTAAGAVWLNEEQLPSYDFWQYWRNVDDRDVGRFLRLFTDLPLDEISRLEALEGAEINSAKTVLANEVTKLVRGAEAAALAEKTASETFAGGGAGEDLPTLSVGEEGVRIGAALTALGFTASNGEAKRKLAEGAVKLDGETVSDPGHLVEIAEGVEVKLSLGKKKHAILRR from the coding sequence ATGAGCAGTCACCAATCCGAACTCCTGCGCGTGCTCGAAGAGCGCGGCTACATCCACCAGGTCACCGATGTGGAGGGACTCGATGCCCTCGCCGCCAGCCAAGTGGTGCCCGGCTATATCGGCTTCGATGCCACCGCGCCAAGCCTGCATGTCGGCAGCCTCGTCCAGATCATGATGCTGCGCCGCCTCCAGCAGGCCGGACACAAGCCCATCGTCGTGATGGGCGGCGGCACGACCAAGGTGGGCGATCCATCCGGCAAGGACGAAAGCCGCAAGATGCTCACCAACGAAGATATCGACGCAAACATCGCCGGTATCCGCAAGGTGTTCGAACGCCTGCTGACCTTTGGCGGCGGGCCGACCGATGCGGTCATGGTCAACAATGACGAATGGCTGAGCCAGCTCGGCTACATCGAGTTGCTGCGCGACGTCGGGCCGCATTTCACGATCAACCGGATGCTCACATTCGATTCGGTCAAGCTGCGGCTCGAGCGCGAACAGCCGCTGACATTCCTCGAATTCAATTACATGATCCTGCAGGCCTACGATTTCCGCGAGCTGGCGCAGCGTTACGGCTGCCGTTTGCAAATGGGCGGCAGCGACCAGTGGGGCAATATCGTCAACGGCATGGAACTGGCGCGCCGGATGGACGGCAGCGACCTGTTCGGCCTGACCACCCCGCTGCTGACCACTGCGGACGGGTCCAAGATGGGCAAGACCGCCGCCGGCGCCGTGTGGCTCAACGAGGAGCAGCTGCCGAGCTACGATTTCTGGCAGTACTGGCGCAATGTCGACGACCGCGACGTGGGCCGTTTCCTGCGCCTGTTCACCGATCTTCCGCTGGACGAGATCTCTCGTCTCGAGGCGCTGGAAGGAGCCGAGATCAACAGCGCCAAGACCGTCCTCGCCAACGAAGTGACCAAACTTGTGCGCGGCGCGGAAGCTGCCGCACTGGCGGAAAAAACCGCCTCCGAGACCTTTGCCGGTGGCGGCGCTGGCGAGGATCTTCCAACCCTGTCGGTCGGCGAGGAAGGCGTGCGCATTGGCGCGGCCCTGACTGCACTGGGGTTCACCGCCTCGAACGGCGAAGCCAAGCGCAAGCTGGCTGAAGGCGCGGTCAAGCTGGACGGCGAGACGGTGAGCGATCCCGGTCACCTGGTGGAGATTGCCGAAGGCGTCGAGGTCAAGCTTTCGCTGGGCAAGAAGAAGCACGCGATCCTGCGCCGCTGA
- a CDS encoding PilZ domain-containing protein, translating into MSAGAQLSVTDQRRLARHPVDHPVIAEHHSRGDMRMHIANISANGFMIDDAQDVARGDRVVVRLPVIGRIEAYCIWSRDNRAGFQFERIIRVDDFLSLIDTLQPNPRLRRLR; encoded by the coding sequence ATGAGTGCCGGAGCACAACTCAGCGTCACCGACCAGCGCCGCCTGGCGCGCCACCCGGTCGACCACCCGGTTATCGCTGAACACCACAGCCGTGGCGACATGCGCATGCATATCGCAAATATCTCGGCCAACGGGTTCATGATCGACGATGCGCAGGACGTTGCGCGCGGCGACCGCGTCGTCGTTCGCCTGCCCGTCATCGGCCGCATCGAAGCCTATTGCATCTGGAGCCGCGACAATCGCGCCGGTTTCCAGTTCGAGCGCATCATCCGCGTCGACGACTTCCTGTCGCTGATCGACACGCTGCAGCCGAACCCGCGCCTGCGCCGCCTGCGCTAG
- a CDS encoding MFS transporter yields MRETDTPPSPDTSPLRIANFRAYWISRLSMTLAQYAMMLIIGWQTYNIARDGGMGVAEASGQLALIGLLQFVPLFILTPFSGWAADHFDRRNLARLTVALQFVCAVLLAWLTASDTLSLAWIFAVAVLLGIARAFSGPALSALAPNLVPKAILPNAIALSSISWQVGMIVGPALGGYFYAIEPFSPYAAAGVLFLVSMTALSLIGKVPQPPREANKRPIHQMVEGLRYVVRNKMVLGAITLDLFAVFLAGATALFPVYARDILEVGETGLAQLAMAPAVGAALTALWFSFRPLQNNVGPKMLWAVAIFGAATIVFGLSTSMPLSLAMLFIVGAADMFSVYIRQSLIQLHTPDDKRGRVSSVSLLTISASNEFGDFFSGSLAYAIGPVAAVVGGGGGAILTVALWSKIFPVLRTTRTFDPPEELQEDTPTGKLQEQTP; encoded by the coding sequence GTGAGAGAGACCGACACGCCCCCTTCCCCCGACACATCGCCGCTGCGCATCGCGAATTTCCGCGCCTACTGGATTTCGCGCCTGTCGATGACGCTGGCCCAGTACGCGATGATGCTGATCATCGGCTGGCAGACCTACAATATCGCGCGCGACGGCGGGATGGGTGTGGCAGAGGCGTCGGGCCAGCTGGCACTGATCGGCCTGCTGCAATTCGTCCCCCTGTTTATCCTGACCCCGTTTTCCGGGTGGGCGGCGGATCATTTCGACCGGCGCAACCTCGCTCGCCTGACGGTAGCGCTGCAGTTTGTGTGTGCGGTACTGCTCGCTTGGCTGACGGCCAGCGATACGCTTTCGCTCGCCTGGATCTTCGCTGTCGCGGTGCTGCTAGGGATAGCGCGAGCCTTCTCCGGCCCTGCGCTTTCCGCCCTTGCACCCAACCTCGTGCCAAAGGCGATCCTTCCCAATGCCATCGCCCTGTCGAGCATTTCATGGCAGGTCGGCATGATCGTAGGGCCCGCACTGGGCGGTTATTTTTACGCCATCGAGCCCTTCTCGCCCTATGCGGCGGCAGGGGTCCTGTTCCTGGTCTCAATGACCGCGCTGTCGCTCATCGGCAAGGTGCCCCAGCCCCCGCGCGAGGCGAACAAGCGACCAATCCACCAGATGGTGGAAGGCCTGCGTTACGTGGTGCGCAACAAGATGGTGCTCGGCGCCATCACGCTGGATCTCTTCGCGGTATTCCTGGCCGGCGCGACGGCGCTCTTCCCCGTGTACGCGCGCGACATCCTCGAGGTCGGGGAAACCGGCCTCGCCCAGCTTGCCATGGCGCCTGCCGTGGGTGCGGCGCTGACCGCGCTGTGGTTTTCTTTCCGCCCGCTGCAGAACAATGTCGGACCCAAGATGCTGTGGGCCGTCGCCATCTTCGGCGCAGCGACGATCGTTTTCGGCCTGTCCACGTCCATGCCGCTCAGCCTTGCCATGCTGTTCATCGTGGGCGCGGCGGACATGTTCAGCGTCTATATCCGTCAATCGCTGATCCAGCTCCACACGCCTGACGACAAGCGCGGGCGCGTCTCGTCGGTCAGCCTGCTGACGATCAGTGCCTCCAACGAGTTCGGCGATTTCTTTTCGGGCAGTCTGGCCTACGCCATCGGGCCGGTCGCGGCTGTGGTCGGCGGTGGCGGCGGTGCGATCCTGACGGTCGCCCTCTGGTCGAAGATTTTCCCCGTCCTGCGAACCACCCGGACCTTTGACCCGCCCGAGGAATTGCAGGAAGATACCCCCACCGGAAAGCTGCAGGAGCAGACCCCATGA
- the cysK gene encoding cysteine synthase A — protein MKAQSVLETIGGTPHIRLARLFPDHEVWVKNERANPGGSIKDRIGLAMIEDAEKSGRLKQGGTIIEPTSGNTGIGLAIAAAVKGYTLVLVMPESMSIERRRLMLAYGAKFDLTPKEGGMKGAIARAQELVEQTEGAWMPSQFDNPSNFEVHKRTTAQEILSDFADTPVDVMITGVGTGGHLTGCAEVLKDSWPAMKAFAVEPTLSPVINGGQPGPHPIQGIGAGFIPENLHTQSIDGAIQVDPEDAKEWARRCAVTEGLLVGISSGATLAAIAQKLSDLPAGSRVLGFNYDTGERYLSVPDFLPTE, from the coding sequence ATGAAAGCCCAGTCCGTCCTCGAAACCATCGGCGGCACGCCCCACATCCGCCTCGCGCGCCTGTTCCCCGACCACGAGGTCTGGGTGAAGAACGAACGCGCCAATCCCGGCGGTTCGATCAAGGACCGCATCGGCCTTGCCATGATCGAGGACGCGGAGAAATCCGGCCGTCTCAAGCAGGGCGGCACGATCATCGAACCGACCAGCGGAAACACCGGTATCGGCCTCGCCATCGCCGCGGCAGTCAAGGGCTATACCCTCGTGCTGGTCATGCCCGAGAGCATGAGCATCGAGCGTCGCCGCCTGATGCTCGCCTATGGGGCGAAGTTCGATCTCACACCCAAGGAAGGCGGCATGAAGGGCGCGATCGCCCGCGCACAGGAGCTGGTCGAGCAGACCGAAGGCGCCTGGATGCCGAGCCAGTTCGACAACCCTTCCAATTTCGAAGTCCACAAGCGCACGACCGCGCAGGAAATCCTTTCCGATTTCGCAGATACGCCGGTCGACGTGATGATCACCGGCGTCGGCACCGGCGGACACCTGACGGGCTGCGCCGAGGTGCTGAAGGATAGCTGGCCCGCCATGAAGGCCTTTGCCGTCGAACCGACGCTTTCGCCCGTGATCAACGGCGGACAGCCCGGACCTCACCCCATTCAGGGCATCGGAGCTGGTTTCATTCCCGAGAACCTGCACACCCAGTCGATCGACGGTGCCATCCAGGTCGACCCGGAAGACGCCAAGGAATGGGCGCGACGATGCGCCGTGACCGAAGGCCTGCTGGTCGGGATCTCGAGCGGCGCCACGCTCGCCGCCATAGCGCAGAAGCTCTCCGATCTACCCGCGGGCAGCCGCGTGCTTGGCTTCAATTACGACACGGGCGAGCGCTACCTTTCGGTACCCGATTTCCTCCCGACCGAGTGA
- a CDS encoding prolyl oligopeptidase family serine peptidase yields the protein MYRFSSLVAIAIATAATPLAAQSTYDTPPPAIADIVTRAPSPSVSISPDGSTMLLMEREALPPVSEIAKPMERLAGLRLDVSINDVHNPRNVVGLSIQDIATGETRKVALPSEADISEVGWSKDGDKVVFSNTFADGMSLHVMDVKSAKVSTLLDRGLNAIFAEPRFLADGRVLALTIPEKRGPMPVESLTPSGPAIQDAAGGEEAQTRTYQDMLENPYDEALFEWLTTSQPVIIDPATGKSKKLLGPKIYLGAAPSPDGKYLMATWIEKPFSYQVPYSSFPMKTAIYTMDGKLVSMVRERPLIDNLPVQGVETGRRSIGWHPNEDAMVIWAEALDGGDPRVKTDERDAVFALGAPFTGEGRRIATMEDRYVGSLGLEDTDDMILVEYDRDTREVRQTLVDVTGTAEPRVLNLRNVQDAYNDPGSPLTKRNDAGYGVAIVDNGALLLSGQGASPEGNRPFLRRWDLATLETTELWRNSGESYESVLDVIADDGSRFITYYESPSDPGNIRLHSGGEARFLTNFPDPHPELSGVERRLITYKRDDGVDLTATLYLPPNYKEGEKLPVVVWAYPQEFNDASTAGQVRDSNYRFTRVGSYSHLFFLMQGYAIMDRAAMPVVGSDPETVNDTFIEQIVASAQAAVDETVRLGFGDGYRVGVGGHSYGAFMTAHLLAQSDIFRAGIARSGAYNRTLTPFGFQSERRVFWDAQETYYKLSPFMAANKINEPMLLIHGEKDNNSGTFPEQSERMFAAIKGTGGTARLVMLPHESHGYRGRENILHTLAEMIDWFDRYVKNAKLGSDGADAAAE from the coding sequence ATGTATCGCTTTTCCAGCCTGGTCGCGATTGCGATCGCGACCGCTGCCACGCCGCTCGCTGCGCAGTCGACTTACGACACTCCGCCGCCGGCCATCGCCGATATCGTGACGCGGGCGCCCTCGCCCTCGGTCTCCATCTCGCCCGACGGTTCGACCATGCTGCTGATGGAGCGCGAAGCCCTTCCCCCGGTTTCGGAAATCGCCAAGCCGATGGAGCGGCTTGCCGGCCTCAGGCTCGATGTCTCGATCAACGACGTGCACAATCCGCGCAATGTCGTGGGCCTCTCCATTCAGGACATTGCAACGGGCGAGACGCGCAAGGTCGCCTTGCCGTCCGAAGCGGACATTTCCGAAGTGGGCTGGTCGAAGGATGGCGACAAGGTCGTCTTCAGCAACACCTTTGCCGACGGAATGTCGCTGCACGTGATGGACGTGAAGAGCGCCAAGGTCTCGACGCTGCTCGATCGCGGCCTCAATGCCATTTTCGCCGAGCCGCGCTTCCTTGCCGATGGCCGCGTCCTTGCACTGACCATTCCCGAAAAGCGTGGTCCCATGCCGGTGGAATCGCTCACTCCCAGCGGGCCAGCAATCCAGGATGCGGCGGGCGGCGAGGAAGCGCAGACCCGAACCTACCAGGACATGCTCGAAAATCCCTATGACGAGGCGCTGTTCGAATGGCTGACCACCAGCCAGCCCGTCATCATCGACCCGGCTACCGGTAAATCGAAGAAGCTGCTCGGACCGAAAATCTACCTCGGCGCAGCCCCCTCGCCTGATGGGAAGTACCTGATGGCGACGTGGATCGAGAAGCCCTTCTCCTACCAGGTTCCCTACAGCAGCTTCCCGATGAAAACCGCCATCTACACGATGGATGGCAAGCTGGTCAGCATGGTCCGCGAACGTCCGCTGATCGACAATTTGCCAGTGCAGGGCGTGGAGACCGGACGCCGCTCGATCGGCTGGCATCCCAATGAAGATGCGATGGTGATCTGGGCGGAAGCGCTCGACGGCGGCGACCCGCGGGTCAAGACCGACGAGCGCGATGCGGTCTTCGCACTCGGCGCCCCCTTTACCGGAGAAGGCCGCCGCATCGCGACGATGGAAGATCGCTATGTCGGCAGCCTCGGCCTCGAGGACACGGACGACATGATCCTCGTCGAATACGACCGCGACACGCGCGAAGTGCGCCAAACGCTGGTCGATGTGACCGGAACGGCCGAACCGCGCGTGCTCAACCTGCGCAATGTGCAGGATGCCTATAACGACCCGGGCAGCCCGCTGACCAAGCGCAACGATGCAGGTTACGGCGTTGCCATCGTCGACAATGGCGCGCTCCTCTTGTCGGGACAGGGTGCCAGCCCCGAAGGCAATCGGCCCTTCCTGCGCCGCTGGGATCTTGCCACGCTCGAGACCACCGAGCTCTGGCGCAATTCGGGTGAAAGCTATGAAAGCGTGCTCGATGTCATCGCCGACGACGGCAGCCGCTTCATCACCTATTATGAAAGCCCGTCCGATCCCGGGAACATCCGCCTCCACAGCGGAGGTGAGGCGCGTTTCCTGACGAACTTCCCCGATCCGCACCCCGAACTGAGCGGCGTGGAACGCAGGCTCATCACTTACAAGCGTGACGACGGAGTAGACCTGACCGCGACGCTCTATCTCCCGCCGAACTACAAGGAAGGCGAAAAGCTTCCGGTGGTCGTCTGGGCCTATCCGCAGGAATTCAACGATGCTTCCACCGCAGGCCAGGTGCGCGATTCCAATTACCGTTTCACCCGCGTCGGCAGCTATTCGCACCTGTTCTTCCTGATGCAGGGCTATGCCATCATGGACCGCGCGGCGATGCCGGTCGTGGGCAGCGACCCGGAGACGGTGAACGACACTTTCATCGAGCAAATCGTCGCGTCGGCACAGGCTGCCGTGGACGAGACCGTCCGGCTCGGCTTCGGTGACGGCTACCGCGTCGGTGTGGGCGGCCACAGCTACGGCGCCTTCATGACCGCGCACTTGCTGGCCCAGAGCGACATCTTCCGCGCAGGCATTGCCCGCTCTGGTGCCTACAACCGCACGCTCACCCCGTTCGGCTTCCAGTCGGAACGTCGCGTGTTCTGGGATGCGCAAGAGACCTATTACAAGCTGTCGCCCTTCATGGCGGCGAACAAGATCAACGAGCCGATGCTGCTGATCCACGGCGAAAAGGACAACAACTCGGGCACCTTCCCCGAGCAATCCGAACGCATGTTCGCCGCGATCAAGGGTACGGGCGGCACTGCTCGCCTCGTCATGCTACCGCATGAAAGCCACGGCTATCGCGGACGAGAAAACATCCTCCACACGCTGGCCGAAATGATCGACTGGTTCGACCGCTATGTGAAGAACGCCAAGCTTGGATCCGACGGCGCAGATGCAGCAGCCGAGTAA
- a CDS encoding acyl-CoA dehydrogenase C-terminal domain-containing protein produces MPVYTAPTRDTRFIINEVLDLASYGNLPGFEMATDDVTDAVINEGGKFCAEVLAPLNRIGDEHGCVRNEDGSVTTPPGFKDAFDQFREAGWGTLAHSEEFGGQGMPHVLGFVMEEFISSANQAFGMYPGLTNGAISALVAKGSDEQKAMYLPKMVSGEWTGTMNLTEPHCGTDLGMIRTKAVPNGDGSYSITGTKIFISAGEHDMSENIIHLVLAKTPGAPDSTKGISLFVVPKFIVNDDGTPGERNGVMCGSIEHKMGIHGNSTCVLNYDGATGWMVGEENKGLAAMFIMMNAARLGVGIQGLSQAEVAYQNAVAYALDRRQGRALTGPAEPEAQADPIFVHPDVRRMLMDAKAFTEGMRALALWGGLLVDLTRKAQTEEEREQADLLLGLMTPVIKGYGTDKGYEVATNMQQVFGGHGYIEEWGMSQFVRDARIAQIYEGTNGVQAMDLCGRKLAQKGGAAVQAFFKHVGEEIAAAKEIDELKDMAEQLEKALGQQQAATMWFMQNAMQNPNHLGAGAHHYMHIMGIVTLGLMWLKMSKVAHAKLGTAGDDKAFYEQKLATARYYMDRYLPDAGALRRKLEAGSDSLMALGEEAFATAA; encoded by the coding sequence ATGCCCGTCTACACCGCACCCACCCGCGACACGCGCTTCATCATCAACGAAGTGCTCGACCTCGCCAGCTACGGAAACCTTCCGGGCTTCGAAATGGCGACCGACGACGTCACCGATGCCGTGATCAACGAGGGCGGAAAGTTCTGTGCGGAAGTCCTCGCACCGCTCAATCGCATCGGTGACGAGCATGGCTGCGTGCGCAACGAAGACGGTTCGGTCACGACGCCTCCGGGGTTCAAGGACGCTTTCGACCAGTTCCGCGAAGCAGGTTGGGGCACGCTGGCCCATTCGGAGGAATTCGGCGGTCAGGGTATGCCCCATGTCCTCGGCTTCGTGATGGAAGAATTCATCTCCAGCGCCAACCAGGCCTTCGGCATGTATCCGGGCCTCACCAATGGTGCGATTTCCGCGCTGGTCGCCAAGGGTTCCGACGAGCAGAAGGCGATGTACTTGCCCAAGATGGTCTCGGGCGAGTGGACTGGCACAATGAACCTGACCGAGCCGCATTGCGGCACGGACCTCGGCATGATCCGCACCAAGGCCGTTCCGAATGGTGACGGTTCCTATTCGATCACGGGTACGAAAATCTTCATCTCGGCCGGCGAACACGACATGTCGGAGAACATCATCCACCTCGTGCTGGCCAAGACGCCCGGCGCCCCGGACAGCACCAAGGGCATCTCGCTCTTCGTGGTGCCGAAGTTCATCGTCAACGACGACGGCACGCCGGGCGAGCGCAACGGCGTGATGTGCGGCTCGATCGAGCACAAGATGGGCATCCACGGCAACTCGACCTGCGTGCTCAACTACGACGGCGCAACGGGCTGGATGGTCGGCGAAGAGAACAAGGGCCTCGCCGCCATGTTCATCATGATGAATGCTGCGCGCCTCGGCGTCGGCATCCAGGGCCTCAGCCAGGCCGAGGTCGCCTATCAGAACGCCGTCGCCTACGCGCTCGACCGCCGCCAGGGCCGTGCCCTGACCGGTCCGGCAGAGCCCGAGGCGCAGGCCGACCCGATCTTCGTCCATCCCGACGTTCGCCGGATGCTGATGGATGCCAAGGCCTTCACCGAAGGCATGCGCGCGCTCGCCCTGTGGGGCGGCCTGCTGGTCGACCTGACCCGCAAGGCGCAGACCGAGGAAGAGCGCGAGCAGGCAGATCTCCTGCTTGGCCTGATGACGCCGGTCATCAAGGGTTACGGCACCGACAAGGGCTATGAAGTCGCGACCAACATGCAGCAGGTCTTCGGCGGCCACGGCTACATCGAGGAATGGGGCATGAGCCAGTTCGTGCGCGATGCCCGTATCGCCCAGATCTACGAAGGCACCAACGGTGTGCAGGCGATGGACCTTTGTGGCCGCAAGCTGGCCCAGAAGGGCGGCGCAGCGGTCCAGGCCTTCTTCAAGCACGTCGGTGAGGAAATCGCTGCAGCGAAGGAAATCGATGAGCTCAAGGACATGGCCGAACAGTTGGAAAAGGCCCTCGGCCAGCAGCAGGCCGCGACCATGTGGTTCATGCAGAACGCCATGCAGAACCCGAACCACCTCGGTGCGGGTGCGCATCACTACATGCACATCATGGGCATCGTGACGCTGGGCCTCATGTGGCTGAAGATGTCCAAGGTGGCCCATGCCAAGCTCGGCACTGCCGGCGACGACAAGGCATTCTACGAACAGAAGCTGGCCACCGCGCGCTATTACATGGACCGTTACCTGCCCGATGCCGGCGCACTGCGCCGCAAGCTGGAAGCGGGCTCGGACAGCCTGATGGCTCTGGGCGAAGAGGCATTCGCTACCGCCGCCTGA
- a CDS encoding MerR family transcriptional regulator, producing the protein MAQPLQNTPSNDETDRRHAGAHLERPDKLEREQFSISDLTSEFECTARALRFYEDEGLIAPSRVGLTRIYSKRDRARLAWIMRAKNVGFSLTEIREMIDLYDLDDGRAEQRRVTLEKCRKHVAKLKAQRADIDSSIKELTEFITLVEEQLD; encoded by the coding sequence ATGGCCCAACCGCTTCAAAACACGCCGTCGAATGACGAAACCGACCGTCGCCATGCGGGCGCCCATCTGGAGCGTCCGGACAAGCTCGAGCGGGAACAGTTTTCGATTTCCGATCTCACCAGCGAGTTCGAGTGCACCGCGCGCGCGCTGCGCTTCTACGAAGACGAAGGGCTGATCGCCCCGTCGCGCGTCGGGCTTACCCGCATTTACTCCAAGCGCGACCGCGCGCGCCTGGCCTGGATCATGCGGGCGAAGAACGTGGGCTTCTCGCTCACCGAAATCCGCGAGATGATCGACCTTTACGACCTTGACGACGGCCGCGCCGAACAACGCCGTGTGACGCTGGAAAAGTGTCGCAAGCACGTCGCCAAGCTCAAGGCGCAGCGCGCCGACATCGACAGCTCGATCAAGGAACTGACCGAGTTCATCACGCTTGTCGAAGAGCAGCTGGACTGA
- the hisI gene encoding phosphoribosyl-AMP cyclohydrolase gives MAEDSNQREMGQAFMPKFDANGLLSAVVVNAANREVLMVAFMDEEAIAATQSTGLAHFHSRSRGKLWQKGESSGNVLKVREILVDCDQDALILVCEPAGPTCHTGATSCFYRRLEDGVLQPVKT, from the coding sequence ATGGCCGAAGACTCCAACCAGCGCGAAATGGGGCAGGCATTCATGCCCAAGTTCGATGCGAACGGCCTGCTCAGCGCAGTGGTGGTGAACGCTGCGAATCGCGAAGTCCTGATGGTCGCTTTCATGGACGAGGAAGCCATTGCGGCGACGCAGAGTACTGGCCTTGCCCACTTCCATTCGCGTTCGCGCGGCAAGCTCTGGCAGAAGGGCGAAAGCTCCGGAAACGTGCTCAAGGTGCGCGAAATCCTCGTCGATTGCGACCAGGACGCGCTGATCCTAGTGTGCGAACCGGCCGGACCGACTTGCCACACGGGTGCGACCAGCTGTTTCTATCGCAGGCTGGAAGACGGTGTTCTCCAACCCGTCAAGACTTGA
- a CDS encoding ComF family protein: MGKGRYFRKILREGAAPIVDLVYPPRCPACGEGIGEQGGLCASCWEDLAIPTDPSCAACQRPFGSSGVSEGGLCLPCMAKPPLHDGIAAGTLYTETSRKLVLAFKHGGRIAMAPMLARLIAARVPSGSPERLIVPVPLHRWRLWRRGFNQAALLARELEKLGCGTLCVDQLERHKATESLGGKGRREREKVLSGAIALSGKGIWQVQGRDVLLVDDVLTSGATSSTCVKVLKKAGARSVVIACFSRVLDEALDHAA, encoded by the coding sequence ATGGGGAAAGGGCGATATTTCAGGAAGATATTGCGCGAAGGTGCAGCGCCGATCGTCGACCTCGTCTACCCGCCACGCTGCCCGGCCTGCGGCGAGGGAATCGGCGAACAAGGCGGGCTGTGCGCTTCCTGCTGGGAGGACCTGGCCATCCCGACCGATCCCTCCTGCGCGGCCTGCCAGCGGCCATTCGGATCGTCAGGGGTATCGGAAGGCGGGCTGTGCCTTCCCTGCATGGCGAAGCCGCCCTTGCATGACGGCATCGCTGCCGGAACGCTCTACACGGAAACCTCCCGCAAGCTGGTGCTGGCTTTCAAGCATGGCGGACGGATCGCGATGGCGCCGATGCTGGCCCGGCTCATTGCGGCGCGCGTTCCGTCCGGATCGCCCGAAAGGCTTATCGTGCCGGTGCCGCTACACCGCTGGCGGTTGTGGCGGCGCGGTTTCAACCAGGCCGCCCTGCTGGCTCGCGAGCTGGAGAAGCTCGGTTGCGGCACCCTCTGTGTGGACCAGCTGGAGCGGCACAAGGCTACCGAGAGCCTCGGCGGCAAGGGCCGCAGGGAGCGCGAAAAGGTTCTATCGGGTGCGATTGCCCTTTCTGGAAAGGGCATCTGGCAGGTGCAAGGACGCGATGTACTTCTGGTCGATGATGTTCTCACCAGCGGTGCGACGTCTTCGACCTGCGTGAAGGTGCTGAAGAAAGCCGGGGCGCGGTCGGTCGTCATTGCCTGCTTTTCGCGGGTGCTCGACGAGGCGCTCGACCATGCTGCCTAA